The following proteins are encoded in a genomic region of Alphaproteobacteria bacterium:
- the sdhC gene encoding succinate dehydrogenase, cytochrome b556 subunit, whose translation MSDTPAKSSASKPARPRPLSPHLQVYRLPLAAITSITHRATGVALTGGAVVLVAWLYAAAHDAEYFKWWQSAFMSLVGLVCMAGWSLALFYHLCAGVRHLLWDAGVGLKKETVNSTNLLVIACALLLTGMAWFFALPKLPFKF comes from the coding sequence ATGAGTGATACTCCCGCAAAGTCCAGCGCTTCAAAACCCGCAAGGCCGCGCCCGCTTTCTCCACATCTTCAGGTCTATCGTTTGCCGTTGGCAGCGATTACATCCATCACCCACCGCGCAACCGGTGTTGCGCTGACGGGCGGCGCTGTTGTGCTCGTCGCATGGCTGTATGCCGCTGCACATGATGCCGAATATTTTAAATGGTGGCAAAGCGCGTTCATGTCACTTGTTGGCTTGGTCTGCATGGCAGGCTGGAGCCTTGCATTATTTTATCATCTCTGCGCTGGTGTTCGCCATTTACTTTGGGATGCAGGCGTTGGTTTAAAAAAAGAAACCGTAAATAGCACAAACCTTTTGGTGATTGCATGCGCGTTGCTACTCACCGGCATGGCATGGTTCTTCGCCTTGCCAAAATTACCTTTCAAGTTCTGA
- the sdhD gene encoding succinate dehydrogenase, hydrophobic membrane anchor protein yields MNTKSQSFRSDLGRVRGLGSAKDGTHHWWMMKISSFALIPLTFWFVISVLDLVGGDQVAIQQWLKHPLQAITLLLFIGFSLHHSANGLQTVMEDYIHSPFYKTVLLVANKLVHVVLAAVAAFSIITLALKN; encoded by the coding sequence ATGAACACAAAATCACAATCATTCCGCAGTGATCTGGGCCGCGTGCGTGGCCTTGGCTCAGCTAAAGATGGTACCCATCATTGGTGGATGATGAAAATTTCATCCTTTGCGCTCATCCCGCTGACATTTTGGTTTGTTATCTCGGTATTGGACCTTGTTGGTGGTGATCAGGTTGCAATCCAGCAATGGCTGAAGCATCCATTGCAAGCGATCACGCTGCTGCTGTTTATAGGTTTTTCATTGCATCACAGTGCCAATGGTCTCCAAACCGTGATGGAAGATTACATTCATTCGCCGTTTTATAAAACGGTTCTTCTGGTTGCTAATAAATTGGTTCACGTTGTGCTAGCTGCCGTTGCCGCATTCTCCATCATTACTCTCGCTCTCAAAAACTAA